The stretch of DNA ATGGAGTGAGCCGTTTCTGAAGTATTCGTAGACTAACATGTTGTGACCTTGCTCTGAGCAATAACCTACGAGCTCTGCTATGTTCTGATGCCGAATCTTTGAGACGCTCATTACAATCGGCGTTATATCTTCTGATTTACTCGAATCGAACAATGTCGAATCGATCTTCTTAACCGCCAAAGTCTGCATGACATAGAAAATTTGATCAGATATTGTTTAATTGAGTTGTGATTGTTCTGTTACTTGTGTAACACGTTAGGTTAGGGGATTACCCGTCCATCGAAATACTTGGCTCTGTAAACACGTCCTATTGAGCCTTCACCGAGTAGATTTCCAGGTGAGAAATTGGCTGTTGCGCTTTGCAAATCAGAGAGCTCGAATTCTGTAGCGGAACGAGTCGAAGTGGTTCGTTTCGCGTTGAGCTTGTTGGCGAACTCGGTATCGTTGAAAGACATCACACGCGACGAAACTGAATGCTTTAGTCCCTTTGATCCTATCCCGTGgatattatcatcatcatccgaaTCTCCACCTTCAATAAATAAGCTCATCTCGATCAGTTACTTGCAAAACCAAATAGGTCCAAAAAAAACATCTCGTATACCTTTGTAATCGTTGCCAAAATCGACGCGTAGCTCTTGTGCAGATCCATGAGAGGAAAGAGATCTGAACTTTGGAGTGTGTTGGCTCCTGTCTTCGTCGATGAAATGAGGAGAGATAGATGACTTTTTCTTGGAGACAAGCGCGATTAAAACGGCGATCAACACAAGAACTCCTAAGCTTGCTCCAGCGATCATCATTCCGGTCACAGCGGTTATACCTCCTCCGTCATTAGAACCTGAAGATTTTCGACCGTATTTAACAcccggaggtggtggtggagcaGTTTCAGTTGACCAGTCGTTGCCTCCAGTCCTTTATCAAacgcaaaacagagagaaaacagGGGAACTCTTTTatatatcctctgtttttttttgtttttatgttaaatctGTTTCTTGTGTAGAAAGCAACCTGTTTCACTTACAGTAAACTGTCTATATCCTTAAGCTCATTAGGTATCCATCCTTTGAACCGGTTGTCTTCGACGTTTCTGTAAtcacacaagaagaaaacgaaTGTTTTTTTTGAGTATCGAGTATGGGAATTGTGTGAAAACCTAATTAAGAGGTTTTTTAGATGCTTACAAGTCATCAATGGCAAGGTTCCTGAGAACGTTTATGTCGCCTGTGAAACGATTTTCCTGCAAGTGTCTTGCACAATTACAAGACAAGATCCAATTTTAGCAtccgagagagaaaaaaacacttaaataaTGATTTGTTTCTTATTCCATACAATTTTTTGAGGCTTGTGAGATTAGCAAAACTCTGAGGTAATTTCCCAGAGAGTTGATTTAACGATAAGTCCCTGCATAAGTAAATTTGGGTGTGTAAGGTCTCAAATTTGGTGATTTTTAACAAcattttctgttgaaaaagtaTATAACTAAAGGAATTGTACCTACAGAGTTTCGAGTTTTGACAGTTTCTGAAACATATCTTGTAGATCTCCATTGAGCTTGTTTTGTCCAAGATTACTGCGCgtatttcaaatatataaattaacaagtGATCATAAAACCTAACTAACAACAACGATATACTTGATGAAGGTTATTTGCTTTCACTCACATGCTTTGGATACTTTTCATTTGAGATAAGGAGTAGGGCACGTTTCCATCGAGTTCGTTTTCAGAAAAGTCTCTGCATCAGTGAGAAAAGATTACGATTTGTTTCTTGGGTAATAAGTGATCAAAAAACAAATGTAGGAACTTACAGATTAGCAAGGTTGGGTGGGAGTTGATAAGGTATGTTCCCTTTTAGATTGTTTTTGCTGAGATCACTGTACTATCACCagattttaaaaccaaaactgttattttctgatttctagtttttttttaactgatttaAAAGAGACTATTAAATGAGAATCCTCACAAATTGGTGAGAGATTTGAGGTTGCTTAGTAGATAACCGAGAGATCCACTTAGCTCCAAGCCTGATAACTGTCTGtcggagaaagaaaaaaaaatgaaagaaataagatAACTTGTGATACAAGTAAGGATctgagattagggttttaaaatatattagggTTGTTATCATATACAATTCGGTGACGGAAGAGCCTTTGCATTTGACGCCTTCCCAAGAACCGTCGCAGGGATCACCTCCACTAGATTTCCAGCCTTTGAGTTTCGACGGTGAATTTAAGCTCGTAAACATCACGTTCAAAGCGGAGACTGCCAAAACATTTCTGATTAATTCTTGATCGGTCTAATCTAGTAGTAATCACatattaaaacatgtttttgtctaataaaaaaaaatgagattgaaGCCTAAATTGTATTTTACCTTCTTGGTTATCGGTTTTTGCTTGAACTAAAGTGATGATAATAGCGAGAGAGACGATCAAGAGGTGTACGAGCTTCTGCATCATCTTGATTTGCAAGAAAGATAGAAATAAGGATTCGGGGGTTAGGGTTATGCTTCCTGGTTTGATTCACGGACGACAAGATAACGAGGGTTTGAGAGAGAATGTGCCATTGTAATTAGATTTAGGGGTGGAGACATTTTTGAGGTTTGGTTCAGGGACAAGATATGATCATCATTCACGACCATTAACTTTCGCTGAACAACTGTTTACTAATTTTAGATCTTTGAGGGAGAACGATAGATGCGCCATGACGGTGaaaatatgtgtgtgtgtgtgtttaaatttttaaccaaccaattattaaaaaaatatatttgtaatttgtcAAAGTACAAATACTTGGGCTGATCTGAGCGTTAGGCTAATGTGTAGTCTCTCTCATAGTCTCTCATATTAGCCCAGACAAACCCACTTGTATTGTATGCTTAATGTGAGCCtcctaaaaaaatttataagctCAAAGCCGGAAGTCATTATTGGTATACCATCAAAACGTATCTTCTTCAAATCTAAGTTTATAATTGAACCCAAatacaatttctaaaaaaattattgcagTAGAATTACAATGAGTTATTATCGGTcataaaataacaattttgtaagGGAGAATATCTTTGATCAAAAATTTCATTATGTACTAGTTTGAGAACCCCACACTTATGTAGAAATATTGTTGACTGAAATTTTCTTCATTTACTTTGGATCAAAATACTTAATAAATGTCGTAATTTCTGATTCTTTTCTCACCTAACTTTGACCCGTGAACCAAATATATGAGTTTTGTCGAAGTTTGCAGATAATCTCGAATATGAAAAAACTATCGaaggtataaaaaaaatgacacaatAACCTGATTTTACTTGAAACGCTCCAAACGAATGCTTTATATACCCGATTTTATTATACGCTACACGTATGTTTTTACAACATTTAAAGAGTTACACTTAGTCAAACTTTATTCAGTTTATCTTGTACAGTAGAGGATTGCATGTGTAATTGAAAACAGTTtcagagaatgaaaaaaaaatatatttcattggTAGAACcaaaccataatatatatatatatctatttattaTGTTAAATCTGCTAATTCCTAATAATTATCGATttactataaattttaaataaaataatttcttaattttttaggaataattaagtaaataacTACGTAATTTCTGATACTAAACGTTGGAAAGGATGTTAttggttgacaaaaataaaaagggcaTTTAGTTGTTAAGAATGACTTTGACTCGGAAGTCGGAATATTCAAATCTTCCCCAACGACATTACAAAATTTAGCCACACTTTTTTCCTTTACAACACAAAATTTGTCCACGTTGACAAATGACAAGTATCCTTACACCCCGATTGAAGTTTTCAACTGTCGACTAGTATATACTATCCATATTTGCATGTCTatgtttaaaacttaaaaatacttgcaaaaagacaaatataaattattagttATGATATGCTCATTTCATGAacgtttggaaaaaaaaaaaaaaagaaaaaaagaagtttgtAGTGATTTTAAAGTGACTAGCGACAAAAGCAGTGAACACATCACCGCTTTAAGTTTTAACCATAAGTACAGATCGAAGCAATACACATTAATATTATATCAGTAGAGGTGGGTCTAGGTTTAGTAGTTAAATCTGCCTAATTTTCTATTTGTAATACAACAACTAGGAAGATGAACAaccaattaataaataaaaataaactataaat from Camelina sativa cultivar DH55 chromosome 9, Cs, whole genome shotgun sequence encodes:
- the LOC104714180 gene encoding protein STRUBBELIG-RECEPTOR FAMILY 5-like, producing the protein MMQKLVHLLIVSLAIIITLVQAKTDNQEVSALNVMFTSLNSPSKLKGWKSSGGDPCDGSWEGVKCKGSSVTELQLSGLELSGSLGYLLSNLKSLTNFDLSKNNLKGNIPYQLPPNLANLDFSENELDGNVPYSLSQMKSIQSINLGQNKLNGDLQDMFQKLSKLETLDLSLNQLSGKLPQSFANLTSLKKLHLQENRFTGDINVLRNLAIDDLNVEDNRFKGWIPNELKDIDSLLTGGNDWSTETAPPPPPGVKYGRKSSGSNDGGGITAVTGMMIAGASLGVLVLIAVLIALVSKKKSSISPHFIDEDRSQHTPKFRSLSSHGSAQELRVDFGNDYKGGDSDDDDNIHGIGSKGLKHSVSSRVMSFNDTEFANKLNAKRTTSTRSATEFELSDLQSATANFSPGNLLGEGSIGRVYRAKYFDGRTLAVKKIDSTLFDSSKSEDITPIVMSVSKIRHQNIAELVGYCSEQGHNMLVYEYFRNGSLHEFLHLSDSFSKPLTWNTRVRIALGTARAVEYLHEACSPSVMHKNIKSSNILLDADLNPRLSDYGLSKFYLRTSQNLGEGYNAPEAKNPSAYTPKSDVYSFGVVMLELLTGRVPFDGEKPRPERSLVRWATPQLHDIDALSNIADPALHGLYPPKSLSRFADIIALCVQVEPEFRPPMSEVVEALERMVQRSSMKLKDDLSSSFRAHDDYDY